In a single window of the Frondihabitans peucedani genome:
- a CDS encoding MarR family winged helix-turn-helix transcriptional regulator, giving the protein MTDPTPLTDAVRALARASRIVERASDGLSFADYRVLAAISTGEERASRLADRLAVGKPAISATVDSLARRGLILRGAVEGDARGTSLALSEEGAELFARMEARMTRQLELLAARTDDPAGVVRSLAALGDAVEQAVQERRQKADA; this is encoded by the coding sequence GTGACCGATCCGACCCCCCTCACCGACGCCGTCCGGGCCCTCGCCCGCGCGTCCCGCATCGTCGAGCGCGCCTCCGACGGCCTGAGCTTCGCCGACTACCGCGTCCTCGCCGCGATCTCGACGGGCGAGGAGCGCGCCTCGCGGCTCGCCGACCGCCTGGCGGTGGGGAAGCCGGCCATCAGCGCGACGGTCGATTCGCTGGCGAGGAGGGGGCTGATCCTCCGCGGCGCTGTCGAGGGCGATGCCCGGGGCACGTCGCTCGCCCTCAGCGAGGAGGGCGCCGAGCTGTTCGCGCGGATGGAGGCCCGGATGACGCGCCAGCTCGAACTGCTGGCGGCGCGCACCGACGACCCGGCGGGGGTGGTCCGGTCGCTGGCGGCGCTCGGCGACGCCGTCGAGCAGGCCGTCCAGGAGCGTCGGCAGAAGGCCGACGCGTGA